The sequence TCTAAATCGCTTTTTTTATCTCCTATCATAAATGAATTTTTTACATCGATATTATATTTTTTTATTCCTTCTAATAACATTCCTGGATTTGGCTTTCTGCAATCACAAGATTTTTTATATTCTTCTAATCCCTTCTCAGGATGATGAGGGCAGTAGTAGCATTCCAAAATATCTATACCATATTCATTCAATTTTTTTACCATTTCACTATTTAAAGTTTTTAAATCTTCTTCAGTATAATATCCTCTTGCAATTCCAGATTGATTTGTTACAACTATAAATTCATACCCCAAGCTTTTTAATGCTTTTAATCCTTCTATCACATTTATTTC is a genomic window of Cetobacterium sp. ZOR0034 containing:
- the gmhB gene encoding D-glycero-beta-D-manno-heptose 1,7-bisphosphate 7-phosphatase; its protein translation is MRKVIFLDRDGTINIEKSYLHKWEDFEFEINVIEGLKALKSLGYEFIVVTNQSGIARGYYTEEDLKTLNSEMVKKLNEYGIDILECYYCPHHPEKGLEEYKKSCDCRKPNPGMLLEGIKKYNIDVKNSFMIGDKKSDLEAGKNAGLKSILILTGYGKKVEKEVESEYLIAQDLLDVYKLIK